In Hymenobacter sublimis, a single genomic region encodes these proteins:
- a CDS encoding bifunctional GNAT family N-acetyltransferase/carbon-nitrogen hydrolase family protein — protein sequence MPSNPELLTPTAIPAHKLVLRTLKRGDFKAVKEIMDKVYSNMEGSWSQDEYNALLKKFPEGQICIEDNGQVVAAALAIIVQYSDFGDRHTYAKITGHGKFNTHNPDGDTLYGVDVFVDPEYRSLRLGRRLYDARKELCENLNLRAMVAGGRIPGYAAYANEMTPAKYVEMVRAKEITDPILTFQLSNEFHVRKIIRGYLPYDSESKAYATLLEWINVYYDEESDKLIGNQKSNVRIGIVQWQMRATKNLEDFFQQMEFFVDTVSGYKADCVLFPEFFNAPMMALTNEESPSVAIRSMAAFTEPIKTKMMELAVSYNINVIAGSMPLYDDGKLYNVSYLCRRDGTVDEQYKLHVTPDEASYWGMRGGDKLRCFDTDFGKIGILICYDVEFPELSRMLSDEGMKILFVPFWTDTKNAYQRVRLCAQARAIENECYVAITGSVGNLPRVENMDIQYSQSAVFSPSDFAFPHDAIVAEATPNTEMTLIADLDLDLLKDLNTSGAVRNLRDRRKDLYSLSWAKKTERDDELLAQGEERAPKSTSRRKAVAAG from the coding sequence ATGCCCTCGAATCCGGAGCTGCTGACGCCCACGGCCATTCCGGCCCACAAGCTGGTGTTGCGCACCTTAAAGCGTGGCGACTTTAAGGCCGTGAAGGAAATCATGGACAAGGTGTACTCCAACATGGAGGGCTCCTGGTCGCAGGACGAGTACAACGCCCTGCTGAAGAAATTCCCCGAGGGCCAGATCTGCATTGAGGACAACGGGCAGGTAGTAGCTGCCGCTTTGGCCATCATTGTGCAGTACTCCGACTTTGGCGACCGACACACCTACGCTAAAATCACGGGTCACGGCAAGTTCAACACCCACAACCCCGACGGTGACACGCTCTACGGCGTGGACGTGTTCGTGGACCCCGAGTACCGCTCCCTGCGTTTGGGCCGCCGCCTCTACGACGCTCGTAAGGAGCTCTGCGAAAACCTGAACTTGCGCGCTATGGTAGCCGGCGGCCGGATTCCGGGCTACGCGGCTTATGCCAACGAAATGACGCCGGCTAAGTACGTAGAAATGGTGCGGGCCAAGGAAATAACCGACCCCATTCTCACGTTCCAGCTTTCCAACGAGTTTCACGTTCGTAAAATCATTCGGGGCTACCTTCCCTACGACTCCGAGTCGAAGGCGTATGCTACCCTGCTGGAGTGGATTAACGTGTACTACGACGAGGAATCCGACAAGCTGATTGGTAACCAGAAGTCGAACGTGCGCATTGGCATTGTGCAGTGGCAGATGCGGGCTACCAAAAATCTGGAGGACTTTTTCCAGCAAATGGAGTTTTTCGTGGACACCGTGTCGGGCTATAAGGCTGACTGCGTGCTGTTCCCGGAGTTCTTCAACGCTCCTATGATGGCGCTTACCAACGAGGAGTCGCCTTCGGTGGCTATCCGCTCGATGGCGGCCTTCACCGAACCCATCAAAACCAAGATGATGGAGCTGGCCGTGAGCTACAACATCAACGTTATTGCCGGCTCCATGCCGCTCTATGATGATGGCAAGCTCTACAACGTCAGCTACCTCTGCCGCCGCGACGGTACTGTGGACGAGCAGTACAAGCTGCACGTAACCCCCGACGAAGCCAGCTACTGGGGCATGCGTGGCGGCGACAAGCTACGCTGCTTCGACACGGATTTCGGCAAAATAGGCATCCTGATTTGTTACGACGTGGAGTTCCCTGAACTCTCCCGCATGCTCTCCGATGAGGGCATGAAGATTCTGTTCGTGCCGTTCTGGACCGATACTAAGAATGCTTACCAGCGCGTGCGCCTCTGCGCCCAGGCTCGGGCCATTGAAAACGAGTGCTACGTGGCCATCACGGGCTCGGTGGGCAACCTGCCCCGCGTCGAGAACATGGACATTCAGTACTCGCAGAGTGCCGTGTTCAGCCCCTCGGACTTCGCCTTTCCCCACGACGCCATTGTGGCCGAAGCAACCCCGAACACGGAAATGACCCTCATTGCCGACCTCGACCTCGACCTGCTCAAGGACCTGAACACGAGCGGGGCCGTGCGCAACCTCCGCGACCGGCGCAAGGACCTGTACTCGCTGAGCTGGGCCAAGAAAACGGAGCGCGACGACGAACTTCTGGCCCAGGGCGAGGAGCGCGCCCCCAAAAGCACTAGCCGCCGCAAAGCGGTAGCGGCAGGCTAA
- a CDS encoding DUF4394 domain-containing protein — MFTHSTRRKVARRGGFLLGAMALTATVGTAQAQTVYGLSVATAPAATSLVSFDAATPGTLTATVPITGITAGQTVVGIDFRPNTGELFALGYAATGTQAQLYTINRTTGVATTVGSALTLNLGTELNRIGFDFNPTVDRIRVTSGARTNFRLNPNNGALAATDGQLTYATGDANAAQTPGIGSSAYTNSYIGATGTTLYNLDETNSRLVTQVPPNDGILNTVGTAPLGVTLNGAGQNSDLDIYFNPTTGTNTAYMTVATASATATSTTLYTVNLTTGAATSVGTIGAAPLVAVTDIAFQISRPATLPAVTGQLAYALTSNNNLVTFDTAMPGTIRTSVAITGVATTQTIVGMDVRPLNNALYALGYDATAQTGQLYTINAATGVATVLGSALALPLGTGSIAFDFNPTVDRIRVEGVNRANFRINPNDASAAPTVDGQLTYATGDANAAATPAIGSVAYTNSYPGGVGTATAPRTTTLFGYDEALNILVRQDPPNNGTLNTIGGSGVTVTAGANVDMDIFSTAENTNTAYLVASSGTSANSSLYSLNLTSGAATAPMLIGNGITVRDLAIAGAAGVTTGNRQPQVATGFSLYPNPVSATSQLSFRLPRAGQAELTLVDALGRTVERKAAGTLNAGAHTLNWQPASHRAGVYFLRLTVDGQTAGTQRVVVQ; from the coding sequence ATGTTTACACATTCTACTCGCCGGAAGGTGGCCCGTCGGGGCGGCTTCCTGTTGGGCGCTATGGCCCTAACTGCTACCGTAGGCACGGCGCAGGCTCAAACTGTGTATGGCTTATCCGTTGCTACCGCTCCGGCAGCAACTAGCTTGGTTTCTTTTGATGCGGCTACTCCCGGCACCCTCACTGCTACTGTGCCCATCACCGGCATTACCGCGGGACAAACGGTAGTAGGCATCGATTTCCGGCCGAACACTGGTGAGCTATTTGCCCTAGGCTACGCCGCTACTGGCACGCAGGCCCAGCTGTATACCATCAACCGCACCACCGGCGTAGCAACCACCGTGGGCTCGGCCCTGACCCTGAATTTGGGTACGGAATTAAATCGGATTGGCTTTGACTTCAACCCCACGGTTGACCGCATTCGGGTAACCTCAGGCGCCCGCACCAACTTCCGCCTTAACCCCAACAACGGCGCTCTAGCGGCCACGGATGGGCAACTGACGTACGCCACGGGTGATGCCAATGCCGCCCAAACGCCGGGTATCGGCTCTTCCGCCTACACGAACAGCTACATTGGCGCTACTGGCACTACCCTCTACAACCTCGACGAAACGAACAGCCGCCTCGTAACTCAGGTTCCGCCCAATGATGGTATCCTGAACACGGTGGGTACTGCTCCACTGGGCGTAACGCTCAACGGCGCTGGTCAGAACTCGGACTTAGATATTTACTTCAATCCGACTACCGGCACCAACACGGCCTACATGACCGTAGCCACAGCCAGCGCCACAGCCACCTCAACTACACTGTACACCGTAAACCTGACCACGGGCGCTGCTACCTCAGTGGGCACCATCGGTGCCGCTCCCCTGGTAGCTGTAACGGATATTGCCTTCCAGATCAGCCGCCCGGCTACCCTGCCGGCTGTAACGGGCCAGTTGGCCTATGCTCTGACCAGCAACAACAACCTGGTCACCTTTGATACCGCTATGCCCGGCACCATCCGGACTTCGGTGGCCATTACGGGGGTAGCAACTACCCAGACGATTGTGGGCATGGATGTGCGCCCCCTGAACAATGCCCTGTACGCCCTGGGTTATGACGCCACCGCCCAAACCGGGCAGCTCTATACCATCAATGCCGCCACGGGGGTAGCCACCGTTCTGGGTAGCGCCCTGGCCTTGCCCCTCGGCACCGGTAGCATTGCCTTTGACTTCAACCCCACCGTCGACCGGATTCGGGTGGAAGGTGTAAACCGCGCCAACTTCCGCATCAACCCGAATGATGCCTCGGCCGCGCCCACTGTGGATGGTCAGCTCACTTACGCCACCGGTGACGCAAACGCCGCTGCTACCCCGGCCATCGGTTCAGTGGCCTACACCAATAGCTACCCGGGTGGAGTTGGTACTGCTACGGCTCCCCGGACCACTACTCTTTTCGGTTACGACGAGGCCCTAAACATACTCGTACGTCAGGACCCACCGAATAACGGCACCCTGAATACCATAGGCGGTTCGGGCGTTACGGTAACTGCCGGTGCTAACGTGGACATGGACATTTTCAGCACCGCTGAGAATACCAACACGGCCTACCTAGTAGCTTCTTCGGGCACCTCCGCTAACTCCAGCCTGTACTCCCTGAACCTGACCTCGGGTGCCGCTACGGCTCCTATGCTGATTGGTAATGGTATTACGGTCCGGGACCTGGCCATTGCGGGCGCTGCCGGCGTCACGACGGGCAACCGCCAGCCCCAGGTGGCCACTGGCTTCTCGCTGTACCCAAACCCGGTTAGCGCTACTTCGCAGCTAAGCTTCCGCCTGCCCCGCGCTGGCCAGGCAGAACTGACCCTCGTTGATGCGCTGGGCCGGACGGTGGAGCGCAAAGCCGCTGGAACCCTGAATGCCGGTGCCCACACTCTGAACTGGCAGCCCGCCAGTCACCGTGCCGGCGTGTACTTCCTGCGCCTGACTGTAGACGGTCAAACGGCCGGCACCCAGCGTGTAGTTGTTCAATAA
- a CDS encoding RDD family protein translates to MSTIRIHTTQNVVLEYEAASVGDRVVAQLLDLLVMGLWALVIGFLIEQLTNSSNEQRIISYVLVSAPLLVYHPICEAFFNGQSLGKHLRHLKVARLDGTRPGLGDYLLRWLIGLVEIGLTVGSLALVATLLNGRGQRLGDMAAGTTVVSLRPRTPDVQAITAGTQVPLGYQPVFQQAALLSDQDVNLVRQLLHQAARRDDFLLLNEVAGKVKGVTGIQTDLHDEPFLRTILRDHAYFASRDSAHG, encoded by the coding sequence ATGAGCACCATCCGCATCCACACTACCCAAAACGTTGTCCTGGAATACGAAGCAGCCAGCGTGGGCGACCGGGTAGTAGCCCAACTGCTAGACCTGCTGGTGATGGGCCTCTGGGCGCTGGTAATTGGGTTTTTGATTGAGCAGCTCACCAACTCTTCCAATGAGCAGCGGATTATTTCTTATGTGCTCGTCTCGGCGCCCTTGCTGGTGTATCATCCCATCTGCGAGGCGTTTTTCAATGGGCAGAGCCTGGGCAAGCACCTGCGCCACCTCAAAGTAGCCCGCCTCGATGGCACCCGTCCTGGCCTCGGCGACTACCTGCTGCGCTGGCTAATTGGGCTGGTGGAAATTGGGCTGACCGTAGGTTCGCTGGCGCTGGTAGCAACCCTGCTTAACGGCCGGGGCCAGCGCCTGGGGGATATGGCCGCCGGCACTACCGTGGTGAGCCTGCGCCCGCGCACGCCCGATGTGCAGGCCATTACGGCCGGAACTCAGGTACCGCTCGGGTACCAGCCGGTGTTCCAGCAGGCCGCTTTGCTCTCTGACCAGGATGTGAACTTGGTACGGCAGCTCCTGCACCAAGCTGCCCGGCGCGACGATTTTCTGCTGCTCAACGAAGTAGCCGGCAAGGTAAAAGGCGTTACCGGCATCCAAACCGACCTGCACGACGAGCCCTTTCTGCGCACCATCCTGCGCGACCATGCCTACTTCGCCTCCCGCGACAGCGCCCACGGCTAA
- a CDS encoding stage II sporulation protein M, producing MRETVFLRLNQARWQQYEATPPTGPDELARRYVELTDDLSYARTFYPDSATTSYLNGLTGKLHQALYKNKKQETNRLGHFWRHELPQVLIRHHRVLLGTLAFFVLATFIGALSAARDETFVRVVLGDNYVNQTLANIDKGDPMAIYKGEEETVMFLQITLNNVKVALYAFAGGITAGLLTLVMLFKNGVMLGSFQYFFYQKGVLLPSVLTIWIHGTLEISAIVLAGGAGAVMAQSLLFPGTYSRRDSLRRGARDGMKLVLSLVPIFVVAGFLEGFVTRHTEMPLYASLSIIGVSGAFILGYFVVYPWWLHRQRPAA from the coding sequence ATGCGCGAAACGGTATTCTTACGCCTGAACCAAGCTCGGTGGCAACAGTACGAGGCCACGCCGCCTACCGGCCCCGATGAGTTGGCCCGGCGCTACGTGGAGCTAACCGACGACTTGTCGTATGCCCGCACCTTTTATCCGGACTCGGCCACGACCAGTTACCTGAATGGCTTAACGGGCAAGCTACACCAGGCCCTCTATAAAAACAAAAAGCAGGAGACGAACCGCCTGGGCCACTTCTGGCGCCACGAGCTACCCCAGGTGCTGATCCGCCACCACCGGGTGTTGCTGGGTACGCTGGCCTTCTTCGTGCTGGCGACCTTCATAGGGGCTTTGTCGGCGGCTCGCGACGAAACATTCGTGCGCGTGGTGCTCGGCGACAACTACGTGAACCAGACCCTCGCCAACATTGACAAGGGCGACCCCATGGCTATTTACAAGGGCGAGGAGGAAACGGTGATGTTTCTGCAAATCACGCTCAACAACGTGAAGGTAGCTCTCTACGCCTTTGCTGGCGGCATTACTGCCGGCCTGCTCACACTGGTTATGCTGTTCAAGAACGGGGTGATGCTGGGTTCCTTCCAGTACTTCTTCTACCAGAAAGGGGTGCTGCTGCCCTCGGTGCTGACCATCTGGATTCACGGCACTCTGGAAATATCGGCCATTGTGTTGGCGGGCGGGGCGGGCGCCGTGATGGCCCAGAGCCTGCTGTTTCCTGGCACCTATTCCCGCCGCGACTCCCTGCGCCGCGGGGCCCGCGACGGTATGAAGCTCGTGCTGAGCCTGGTCCCAATTTTTGTGGTAGCGGGCTTTCTCGAAGGCTTCGTGACGCGCCACACCGAAATGCCGCTGTACGCCAGCCTAAGCATTATTGGCGTATCGGGGGCCTTCATTCTGGGCTACTTTGTGGTGTATCCGTGGTGGCTGCACCGCCAGCGTCCAGCCGCCTGA
- a CDS encoding DUF4129 domain-containing protein encodes MGRSCPALLTGLLLAGAVGSARASQPPKPVLTPPPADTLAAAPARSTFISLPADTRPAGTMRAPQTARLRQLRGQREFQYVEPETPEPGSGSSLWSRFWWRLIQWFLGLFSGPGYEHRGRYVVYALFGAAFLYVVVRLLRLDLTGLFHRPGQTVPLPYDTAGEQIHGVDFEDALAEAEATGNYRLAVRLGYLLSLRHLTERGLIRWQPDKTNHDYLRELRGTPWFAAFQELTRQFEYVWYGETLLTAPAYPALREARQEFIRHLTRAAA; translated from the coding sequence TTGGGACGAAGCTGCCCGGCGCTCCTGACTGGGCTGTTGCTGGCCGGTGCGGTAGGCTCGGCTCGCGCCAGCCAGCCGCCCAAACCCGTGCTGACTCCTCCCCCGGCCGATACGCTGGCAGCGGCGCCAGCCCGCTCCACCTTTATAAGCCTACCCGCCGACACCCGGCCGGCCGGAACCATGCGCGCGCCCCAAACCGCTCGGCTGCGGCAGTTGCGCGGGCAGCGCGAATTTCAATACGTTGAACCCGAGACGCCGGAGCCGGGCAGCGGCAGCAGCCTTTGGTCGCGGTTTTGGTGGCGGCTGATCCAGTGGTTCCTGGGCCTGTTTTCGGGGCCGGGCTACGAGCATCGGGGCCGCTACGTGGTATATGCGCTTTTTGGCGCGGCGTTCCTGTACGTAGTAGTGCGGCTTCTGCGCCTGGATTTGACGGGTTTGTTTCATCGCCCGGGCCAGACGGTGCCTCTGCCCTACGATACGGCCGGGGAGCAGATTCACGGCGTTGATTTTGAAGACGCGCTGGCAGAAGCTGAAGCCACTGGCAACTACCGGCTGGCGGTCCGGCTGGGCTATTTGCTCAGCCTGCGCCACCTCACCGAGCGGGGCCTGATCCGGTGGCAGCCCGACAAAACCAACCACGACTACCTGCGCGAGCTGCGTGGTACGCCTTGGTTTGCTGCATTTCAGGAGCTAACCCGCCAGTTTGAGTACGTGTGGTACGGGGAGACGCTGCTTACTGCCCCGGCCTACCCCGCCCTGCGCGAGGCCCGGCAGGAATTTATTCGCCACCTTACCCGCGCTGCGGCTTGA
- a CDS encoding DUF4350 domain-containing protein yields the protein MTRFRAFLLGLGLLFGAFIAVEYFRPQPTDWSPTFINRDKIPYGTYVLYDQLPTLFPGQPITAVRLPIANQLLPTLGVDADRDSALTVHGPVLRREAATYLFVNDQFVCSRLDRDALLRYLSRGNQAFVAAERMTSQLLDTLRLDIEPVLDLDSLLLSRAQGNHGLSRATTTLTLVNPPRGAARRYRFPQSEVPAYFRARKGSRATVLAHDERRRPVLVWAPIGRGGLLLSTTPAAFSNLLLLRPATAGYAFAALSGLPAARPVFWDEYQKQGPLGEQSLLRVIKQHEALRWALWLGLLGAVLFVVFEARRRQRIIPILQPLPNTTLLFTRTVAGLYRQGSNHALIAEKKIGLFLEYLRTRYHEPTLDLADEATRERVAQKSGLPRATVDALVRRINLIRTARQVSDVELLELNRAINQFRNEAA from the coding sequence ATGACCCGTTTTCGTGCTTTTCTGCTGGGCCTGGGGCTGCTGTTTGGGGCCTTCATTGCCGTGGAGTACTTCCGCCCCCAACCCACGGACTGGTCGCCTACCTTTATCAACCGCGACAAAATTCCCTACGGCACCTACGTGCTCTACGACCAGTTGCCTACCCTTTTTCCGGGTCAGCCAATTACCGCTGTTCGCCTGCCCATTGCCAATCAGCTCCTGCCTACCCTCGGCGTGGATGCAGACCGTGACTCCGCCCTGACGGTCCACGGCCCCGTCCTGCGCCGCGAAGCGGCTACCTACCTTTTTGTCAACGACCAGTTTGTGTGCTCCCGTCTTGATCGGGATGCGCTGCTGCGGTACCTGAGCCGCGGCAACCAAGCCTTTGTTGCCGCTGAGCGCATGACCAGTCAGCTGCTGGACACCTTGCGCCTGGATATTGAGCCGGTGCTGGATTTAGATAGTCTGCTGCTGAGTCGGGCCCAGGGTAACCACGGCCTGAGCCGCGCTACAACCACGCTCACGCTCGTGAACCCGCCGCGTGGTGCGGCCCGCCGCTACCGGTTTCCGCAAAGCGAAGTGCCCGCCTATTTCCGGGCCCGCAAGGGGTCCCGCGCCACGGTACTGGCCCATGACGAGCGCCGGCGGCCGGTACTGGTGTGGGCGCCCATCGGCCGGGGAGGCCTGCTGCTGAGTACTACCCCCGCTGCCTTCAGCAATCTGTTGCTGCTGCGGCCCGCTACGGCCGGTTACGCCTTTGCGGCGCTGTCGGGGTTGCCAGCGGCACGGCCGGTTTTTTGGGATGAGTATCAGAAACAAGGACCTTTGGGCGAGCAGTCTTTGCTGCGCGTTATAAAGCAGCACGAGGCGCTACGTTGGGCCCTGTGGCTTGGGCTGCTGGGAGCCGTGCTTTTTGTGGTGTTTGAGGCCCGCCGACGTCAGCGTATTATCCCCATACTCCAGCCACTCCCAAATACTACCCTACTGTTTACGCGCACGGTGGCGGGCCTGTACCGGCAGGGCTCCAACCACGCCCTAATTGCGGAAAAGAAAATTGGGCTGTTCTTGGAATATCTGCGCACCCGCTACCACGAGCCTACCCTGGACTTGGCCGACGAAGCTACTCGGGAGCGGGTGGCACAAAAGTCGGGGCTGCCTCGCGCAACTGTGGATGCCTTAGTGCGCCGCATTAATTTGATACGAACCGCCCGGCAGGTTTCGGACGTGGAATTGCTGGAGCTAAACCGCGCCATTAACCAGTTTCGTAATGAGGCTGCGTAA
- a CDS encoding AAA family ATPase, whose protein sequence is MSAVPSAAETQAPRTDFSQLSRHAEAIRRELSKVIVGQQDLAELLLTALLADGHVLLEGVPGVAKTLTAKLLAHTLSVPFSRLQFTPDLMPSDVLGTSVFRPNKSEFEFRPGPIFASIVLIDEINRAPAKTQSALFEVMEERQVTQDGTRYPMPAPFVVLATQNPIEQEGTYRLPEAQLDRFLFKLSVGYPTVEEEVAILQGHHAGFGGTPLEAVQAVVSAEDLQQLREQVRRQHVEPKLLEYIARLVGQTRAHKGLYLGASPRASLALLNGAKALAALRGRDFVTPEDVQYLAPMVLRHRIQLTPEREMEGGTPDDIVKQILQQIEVPR, encoded by the coding sequence ATGAGTGCGGTACCCTCTGCTGCCGAAACCCAAGCCCCGCGCACCGACTTCAGCCAATTGAGCCGTCATGCCGAGGCTATCCGGCGGGAGCTGAGCAAGGTGATTGTGGGACAGCAGGACCTGGCGGAACTGTTGCTCACGGCCCTCCTAGCCGATGGCCACGTGCTGTTGGAGGGCGTGCCAGGGGTAGCCAAAACGCTTACTGCCAAACTGCTGGCCCACACCCTGAGCGTACCCTTCAGCCGCCTGCAGTTCACCCCCGACCTGATGCCTTCCGACGTGCTAGGCACCTCCGTATTCCGGCCTAACAAGTCGGAGTTTGAGTTTCGGCCCGGCCCCATTTTCGCCAGCATCGTCCTGATTGATGAGATTAACCGCGCCCCGGCCAAAACCCAGTCGGCGCTATTTGAGGTGATGGAGGAGCGGCAGGTAACCCAAGATGGCACCCGCTACCCCATGCCCGCGCCCTTTGTGGTGCTGGCCACCCAGAACCCGATTGAGCAAGAAGGCACCTACCGCTTGCCCGAAGCCCAGCTCGACCGGTTCCTGTTCAAGCTGAGCGTAGGCTACCCCACGGTGGAAGAAGAAGTAGCCATTTTGCAGGGCCATCACGCAGGTTTCGGCGGTACGCCCCTGGAGGCCGTGCAAGCCGTAGTATCAGCCGAGGACCTGCAGCAGCTGCGTGAGCAGGTGCGCCGCCAGCACGTGGAGCCCAAGCTGCTCGAATACATTGCCCGCCTCGTAGGCCAGACGCGCGCCCACAAGGGTCTCTACTTGGGCGCCTCGCCCCGGGCTTCCCTGGCTTTGCTCAACGGCGCCAAAGCCCTGGCTGCCCTGCGGGGCCGCGACTTCGTGACGCCCGAAGACGTACAGTACCTGGCTCCTATGGTGCTGCGCCACCGCATCCAACTCACGCCGGAGCGCGAAATGGAAGGCGGCACTCCCGACGACATTGTCAAGCAGATTCTGCAGCAAATCGAGGTTCCGAGGTAA
- a CDS encoding DUF58 domain-containing protein, with protein sequence MKSLFLTRRFFLLLLALITGLVVAFFVPGWLVPLQLAAGLLATFILLDLVLLYGTTAAGGGGVFGRRVLGDKLANGSDNDVALYIENRYRFPISTHIIDEIPHQFQRRDVLFRASIRPAETSIIRYQLRPTKRGEYEFGALNVYVASPLGLARRRFRFDESRVVPVYPSFLQMRQYELLAIHNRLTEAGVKRIRRVGHSMEFEQVRPYVPGDDPRAINWKATARRATTPHAADALVVNHYQDERAQQVYCLIDKGRVMRMPFEGLSLLDYAINATLVVSNIALLKHDKAGLLTFSNQPGTLVPAERRSGHLRKLLEVLYRQKTKYLETDYERLYVSVRTQIKQRSLLILFTNFETLYGMQRQLPYLRRLAKEHLLLVVFFENTELRAYLDGPTSTTQDVYNQTVAEKFAQEKRQIVRELNRYGIHALLTAPQNLTVNTINKYLEFKARGLI encoded by the coding sequence TTGAAGTCCTTATTTCTCACTCGCCGCTTTTTCCTGCTCCTGCTAGCTCTGATTACCGGGCTAGTGGTGGCGTTTTTCGTGCCTGGATGGCTAGTGCCCTTGCAGCTGGCTGCGGGGTTGCTGGCGACCTTCATCTTGTTAGACCTCGTGCTGCTTTACGGTACAACGGCGGCCGGCGGTGGGGGCGTGTTCGGGCGGCGGGTGCTGGGCGACAAGCTGGCCAATGGTTCCGACAATGACGTGGCCCTCTACATCGAGAACCGCTACCGCTTTCCGATTAGCACGCACATCATTGATGAGATTCCGCACCAATTTCAGCGCCGCGACGTGCTGTTTCGGGCCAGCATTCGGCCCGCCGAGACGAGTATCATCCGCTATCAGCTGCGGCCTACCAAGCGTGGCGAGTACGAGTTTGGCGCCTTGAACGTGTACGTGGCTTCCCCGCTGGGTTTGGCGCGGCGGCGGTTTCGGTTTGACGAAAGCCGGGTGGTGCCCGTGTATCCTTCGTTTCTGCAGATGCGCCAGTATGAACTGCTGGCCATTCATAACCGCCTCACGGAGGCCGGCGTGAAGCGCATCCGGCGGGTGGGCCACAGCATGGAGTTTGAGCAGGTGCGGCCCTACGTGCCCGGCGACGACCCGCGGGCCATTAACTGGAAAGCCACCGCCCGCCGTGCCACTACCCCGCACGCGGCCGATGCCCTCGTCGTCAACCACTACCAGGACGAACGGGCCCAGCAGGTGTACTGCCTCATTGACAAGGGCCGGGTGATGCGCATGCCCTTCGAGGGGCTGAGTTTGCTCGACTACGCCATCAACGCCACCTTGGTCGTCAGCAACATTGCCCTACTCAAGCACGACAAGGCCGGGCTGCTGACGTTCTCCAACCAGCCCGGCACCCTGGTACCGGCCGAGCGCCGTAGCGGCCACTTGCGCAAGCTACTGGAAGTGCTCTACCGCCAGAAAACCAAGTACCTCGAAACCGACTACGAGCGGCTCTATGTGTCGGTCCGGACCCAGATTAAGCAGCGCAGCCTGCTGATTCTGTTTACCAATTTCGAGACGCTCTACGGCATGCAGCGCCAGTTGCCTTACCTGCGCCGCCTCGCCAAAGAGCACCTGCTGCTGGTGGTGTTCTTCGAAAATACTGAGTTGCGCGCCTACCTCGACGGCCCCACCAGCACTACCCAGGACGTTTACAACCAGACGGTAGCTGAGAAATTTGCCCAGGAAAAACGCCAGATTGTGCGGGAGCTGAACCGCTACGGTATCCACGCCCTGCTCACCGCCCCCCAGAATTTGACGGTAAACACCATCAACAAGTACCTAGAATTCAAGGCCCGCGGACTGATTTAG